A region from the Lolium perenne isolate Kyuss_39 chromosome 4, Kyuss_2.0, whole genome shotgun sequence genome encodes:
- the LOC127296622 gene encoding cyclin-D5-3-like: MGDASTSAPATPTSTLICLEDGNDLFLDADDDDYSPPADGAADLRLAGDDHLLLLDPDDDEYVALMLSKEASAAAHAADAGGEEVGGWTKAARAVCVDWIAKTNARFRFCGKTAYVAVTYLDRFLAQRRVDRGQEWALQLLAVACLSLAAKVEEHRVPRLPEFRPDHYDFDSASILRMELLVLTTLNWHMIAATPFPYLGCFAARFRHDERKPIVLRAVNCIFASIKAMSAVEYQPSTIALASILVARGIGNKDKEGTLTFPELAEELKAILGSSWQQLHTGHVYSCYSVMIREEDGRSMSMRRQQSSGELPSSGGSAAHVGSSVTTSVAMGGASNNNAATSAAAAITDGNKRKRLHSPRRH, translated from the exons ATGGGGGACGCGTCCACCTCCGCCCCCGCCACGCCCACCTCCACCCTCATCTGCCTCGAGGACGGCAACGAcctcttcctcgacgccgacgacgacgactacaGCCCCCCCGCcgacggcgccgccgatttacgcCTCGCCGGCGACGACCACCTCCTGCTCCTCGACCCGGACGACGACGAGTACGTCGCGCTCATGCTCTCCAAAGAggccagcgccgccgcccacgccgccGACGCCGGAGGCGAGGAGGTGGGCGGCTGGACCAAGGCCGCGCGCGCCGTCTGCGTCGACTGGATTGCCAAG ACGAACGCGAGGTTCCGGTTCTGCGGGAAGACGGCCTACGTCGCGGTCACCTACCTCGATCGCTTCCTGGCGCAGCGCCGAGTCGAC AGGGGGCAGGAGTGGGCGCTGCAGCTGCTCGCGGTGGCGTGCCTCTCGCTGGCGGCCAAGGTGGAGGAGCACCGGGTGCCGCGCCTGCCGGAGTTCAGGCCCGACCACTACGACTTCGACAGCGCCTCCATCCTGCGCATGGAGCTCCTCGTCCTCACCACGCTCAACTGGCACATGATCGCCGCCACCCCCTTCCCCTACCTCGGCTGCTTCGCCGCCAGGTTCCGGCACGACGAGCGGAAGCCCATCGTCCTGCGCGCCGTCAACTGcatcttcgcatccatcaaag CGATGAGCGCGGTGGAGTACCAGCCGTCCACCATTGCGCTGGCGTCGATCCTCGTGGCGCGCGGCATCggcaacaaggacaaggaggggaCGCTGACATTTCCCGAACTGGCGGAGGAGCTCAAGGCGATCCTGGGCTCGTCATGGCAGCAATTACACACG GGGCATGTGTATTCCTGCTACAGCGTCATGATTCGGGAGGAGGACGGCAGGTCCATGTCCATGCGGCGGCAGCAATCGAGCGGGGAGCTGCCTTCCTCCGGCGGCTCCGCCGCCCACGTCGGGAGCTCGGTCACCACCTCCGTGGCCATGGGCGGCGCCAGCAACAATAATGCCGCCACCTCGGCGGCAGCAGCAATCACGGACGGCAATAAGAGGAAAAGGTTGCATTCACCGCGGCGCCACTAG